The proteins below come from a single Azospirillum thiophilum genomic window:
- a CDS encoding DUF2126 domain-containing protein, giving the protein MAIHVALNHKTIYRYDRLVSLGPQIIRLRPAPHCRTPILSYSLKVTPKQHFLNWQQDPQSNFQARFVFPEKTREFIIEVDLVAEIAAINPFDFFLEEKANHIPFAYDDWLQRELRPYLETEEPGPELAAYLQDIPREKTPTIDFLVAVNQRVQQDIGYVIRMEPGIQTCAETLTKRTGSCRDSAWLLVQVLRNLGLAARFVSGYLIQLTADQKALDGPSGPESDFTDLHAWTEVFLPGAGWVGLDPTSGLLAGEGHIPLACTPDASSAAPISGMVDEAEVEFGHEMSVTRIYEAPRVTKPYSQQQWAAIEALGHRVDEDLKAGDVRLTMGGEPTFVSIDDMDGDEWNTTALGPQKRKMAADLIHRLMARFAPGGLLHFGQGKWYPGESLPRWAMTVYWRRDGEALWANSDLLAREDTDYGHTAQDAGVFLVALAKRLGLDPSLVLGAYEDPWHYLRKESQLPVNVDPLNSKLEDKEERERLTRIFTRGLAEPVGFALPINRRMTQQGPVWLSSTWPLRQERLLLIPGDSPVGYRLPIGSLPWVSKADYPYAWETDPFEDRGPLPPHPVQRRQEIRGAVQESDRGVHTDKRIAQRQRIMAEVRDEMPEEGKSAWWVVRTALTCEARNGRLHLFMPPMSTLEDYLAMLAEIEATAVELEMPVVIEGYQPPKDPRLNSLAVTPDPGVIEVNIHPAASWDDLVRNTITLYEDARQSRLGAEKFMIDGRHCGTGGGNHVVMGGATAADSPFLRRPDLLRSLITYWQNHPALSYVFSGMFIGPTSQAPRVDEARDDQLYELEIAFNQIDQAAATGNCPPWLVDRVLRNLLVDVQGNTHRAEFCIDKLYSPDSSTGRLGLVEFRAFEMPPHAEMSLTQQLLMRALVARFWKHPYKGRLVRWGTDLHDRFMLPHFVQQDMADVLQDLRDHGYPLEDSWFAPHLNFRFPIYGHVNQRGITMELRMALEPWHVLGEEPGGGGTVRYVDSSVERVQVRVTGLTDVRHVITCKGRRVPLIPTGIEGEFVGAVRYRAWQPPSCLHPTIPVHTPLIFDIVDSWAGRSIGGCTYHVMHPGGRNYDTFPVNANEAEGRRLARFFPFGHTPGPMEVPAEERNPQFPMTLDLRRG; this is encoded by the coding sequence ATGGCGATCCACGTCGCGCTGAACCACAAGACGATCTATCGCTACGACCGGCTGGTTTCCCTTGGGCCGCAGATCATCCGGCTGCGCCCGGCTCCCCATTGCCGGACGCCGATCCTCAGCTATTCCCTGAAGGTCACGCCGAAGCAGCATTTCCTGAACTGGCAGCAGGACCCGCAGTCCAACTTCCAGGCCCGCTTCGTCTTTCCCGAAAAGACGCGGGAGTTCATCATCGAGGTCGATCTGGTCGCCGAGATAGCCGCGATCAACCCCTTCGACTTCTTCCTGGAGGAAAAGGCGAACCACATCCCCTTCGCCTACGATGACTGGCTGCAGCGCGAGCTGCGCCCCTATCTGGAAACGGAGGAGCCGGGCCCGGAACTCGCAGCCTATCTCCAGGACATCCCGCGGGAGAAGACCCCGACCATCGATTTCCTGGTCGCGGTGAACCAGCGGGTGCAGCAGGACATCGGCTACGTCATCCGCATGGAACCGGGCATCCAGACCTGTGCGGAGACCTTGACCAAGCGCACCGGATCCTGCCGCGATTCGGCGTGGCTGCTGGTGCAGGTCCTGCGCAATCTGGGTCTGGCCGCGCGATTCGTCTCCGGCTACCTGATCCAGCTCACCGCCGACCAGAAGGCGCTGGACGGCCCGTCGGGGCCGGAGAGCGACTTCACCGACCTGCATGCCTGGACGGAGGTGTTCCTGCCCGGCGCCGGCTGGGTCGGGCTCGACCCCACCTCCGGCCTGCTGGCGGGCGAGGGGCACATCCCCCTTGCCTGCACGCCCGACGCCTCCTCCGCCGCCCCGATCTCCGGCATGGTCGACGAGGCCGAGGTCGAATTCGGGCACGAGATGTCGGTCACCCGCATCTACGAAGCGCCGCGCGTCACCAAGCCCTACAGCCAGCAGCAATGGGCGGCCATCGAGGCGCTCGGCCACCGCGTCGACGAGGATCTGAAGGCCGGCGACGTCCGCCTGACCATGGGCGGCGAGCCGACCTTCGTCTCCATCGACGACATGGACGGGGATGAGTGGAACACCACGGCGCTGGGACCGCAGAAGCGGAAGATGGCCGCCGACCTGATCCACCGGCTGATGGCACGCTTCGCACCGGGCGGGCTTCTGCATTTCGGCCAGGGCAAATGGTATCCCGGCGAATCGCTGCCGCGCTGGGCGATGACGGTCTACTGGCGCCGCGACGGCGAAGCGCTGTGGGCCAACAGCGACCTGCTGGCGCGCGAGGACACCGATTACGGCCACACCGCCCAGGATGCCGGCGTCTTCCTGGTGGCGCTGGCCAAGCGGCTGGGCCTCGATCCCAGCCTGGTGCTCGGCGCCTACGAGGATCCCTGGCATTACCTGCGCAAGGAATCGCAGCTTCCCGTCAACGTCGATCCGCTGAACAGCAAGCTGGAGGACAAGGAGGAGCGCGAGCGGCTGACCCGCATCTTCACCCGCGGGCTGGCCGAACCGGTGGGCTTCGCCCTGCCGATCAACCGCCGCATGACCCAGCAGGGGCCGGTCTGGCTGTCCAGCACCTGGCCGCTGCGCCAGGAGAGGCTGCTGCTGATCCCCGGCGACAGCCCGGTCGGCTACCGCCTGCCCATCGGCTCGCTGCCCTGGGTGTCTAAGGCCGATTATCCCTATGCCTGGGAGACCGACCCGTTCGAGGATCGCGGTCCGCTGCCGCCGCACCCGGTCCAGCGCCGGCAGGAAATCCGCGGCGCCGTGCAGGAATCCGACCGCGGTGTCCACACCGACAAGCGGATCGCCCAGCGCCAGCGCATCATGGCCGAGGTCCGCGACGAGATGCCCGAGGAGGGCAAGTCGGCGTGGTGGGTGGTCCGAACCGCCCTGACCTGCGAGGCGCGCAACGGCCGCCTCCATCTGTTCATGCCGCCGATGAGCACGCTGGAGGATTATCTGGCGATGCTGGCCGAGATCGAGGCGACGGCGGTCGAACTTGAGATGCCGGTGGTCATCGAAGGCTACCAGCCGCCGAAGGATCCGCGCCTGAACTCGCTGGCCGTCACCCCGGATCCGGGCGTGATCGAGGTGAACATCCACCCGGCCGCCAGCTGGGACGATCTGGTGCGCAACACCATCACCCTCTACGAGGACGCGCGCCAGTCACGCCTGGGGGCCGAGAAGTTCATGATCGACGGCCGCCATTGCGGCACCGGCGGCGGCAACCATGTGGTGATGGGCGGCGCCACCGCCGCCGACAGCCCCTTCCTGCGGCGGCCCGACCTGCTGCGCAGCCTGATCACCTATTGGCAGAACCACCCTGCCCTCTCCTATGTCTTCTCCGGCATGTTCATCGGGCCGACCAGCCAGGCCCCGCGGGTCGACGAGGCGCGCGACGACCAGCTCTATGAGCTGGAGATCGCCTTCAACCAGATCGACCAGGCGGCGGCGACCGGCAATTGCCCGCCCTGGCTGGTCGACCGGGTGCTGCGCAACCTGCTGGTCGACGTGCAGGGCAACACCCACCGGGCGGAGTTCTGCATCGACAAGCTCTATTCGCCGGACAGCTCGACCGGCCGCCTCGGGCTGGTCGAGTTCCGCGCCTTCGAGATGCCGCCGCATGCGGAGATGAGCCTGACCCAGCAGCTGCTGATGCGGGCGTTGGTCGCGCGCTTCTGGAAGCACCCCTACAAGGGCCGGCTGGTGCGCTGGGGCACCGACCTGCACGACCGCTTCATGCTGCCGCACTTCGTCCAGCAGGACATGGCCGACGTGCTGCAGGATCTGCGCGACCACGGCTATCCGCTGGAGGACAGCTGGTTCGCGCCGCACCTCAACTTCCGCTTCCCGATCTACGGCCATGTCAACCAGCGCGGCATCACCATGGAGCTGCGCATGGCGCTGGAGCCCTGGCATGTGCTAGGCGAGGAGCCGGGCGGCGGCGGGACGGTGCGCTATGTCGACAGCTCGGTCGAGCGGGTTCAGGTCCGCGTCACCGGCCTGACCGACGTCCGCCACGTCATCACCTGCAAAGGCCGGCGGGTGCCGCTGATCCCGACGGGAATCGAGGGCGAGTTCGTCGGGGCCGTGCGCTACCGCGCCTGGCAGCCGCCGTCCTGCCTGCACCCGACCATCCCGGTCCATACCCCGCTGATCTTCGACATCGTCGACAGCTGGGCCGGCCGGTCGATCGGCGGCTGCACCTATCACGTCATGCATCCGGGTGGCCGCAACTACGACACCTTCCCGGTCAATGCCAACGAGGCGGAAGGCCGGCGGCTCGCCCGCTTCTTCCCCTTCGGCCATACCCCCGGCCCGATGGAGGTGCCGGCGGAGGAGCGGAACCCGCAATTCCCGATGACCCTCGACCTGCGGCGCGGCTGA
- a CDS encoding lysozyme inhibitor LprI family protein has protein sequence MRALTLVSGLLAAGSLLAMLAAAPVLAAPAETPAPSPTESPAQNPAEAPTSDASAPGCEAAETPSAQLLCRDAGLAAATAEMDAALKALGATTDDTGRAAIDAGQTVWRARRDEVCPVTASDLAESKTAKLRTDCLLRVTRQRTTALAAERQARSRPVADLPLAVTGAAAPRFAAQPPRVAPVNRTVTLSALAGRWAKADPNDRTAIDDCRSSYLEISAERSLHAVDARLPQFPLEGTLAADADPTREMAVLPAADQSAADAAGRPVATLRLLPADSARFDRLVLRMAPPATFAAEFLRCR, from the coding sequence ATGCGTGCCCTGACCCTGGTGAGCGGCCTGCTGGCCGCAGGCTCCCTGCTCGCGATGCTGGCCGCCGCTCCGGTCCTTGCGGCGCCAGCCGAGACGCCGGCCCCAAGCCCGACCGAGAGCCCGGCCCAGAATCCGGCTGAGGCGCCCACATCCGATGCGTCGGCGCCCGGTTGCGAGGCCGCCGAAACGCCGTCGGCGCAGCTGCTCTGCCGGGATGCCGGGCTGGCCGCCGCCACGGCGGAGATGGACGCCGCACTGAAGGCGCTGGGCGCCACCACCGACGACACCGGCCGGGCCGCCATCGACGCCGGGCAGACGGTTTGGCGCGCCCGCCGGGACGAGGTCTGCCCTGTCACGGCATCCGACCTCGCCGAGTCCAAGACCGCCAAGCTCCGCACCGACTGCCTGCTGCGCGTCACCCGCCAGCGCACCACGGCGCTGGCGGCGGAGCGGCAGGCCCGCTCCCGCCCGGTGGCCGACCTGCCGCTGGCGGTCACCGGGGCCGCCGCCCCCCGGTTCGCCGCGCAGCCGCCGCGCGTGGCGCCGGTCAACCGGACGGTGACCCTGTCGGCGCTGGCCGGCCGCTGGGCCAAGGCCGATCCGAACGACCGCACCGCCATCGACGATTGCCGCAGCTCCTATCTGGAGATCTCGGCCGAGCGCAGCCTGCATGCGGTGGACGCCCGGCTGCCGCAGTTCCCGCTGGAGGGCACCCTGGCGGCCGATGCCGACCCGACCCGGGAGATGGCCGTGCTGCCGGCGGCGGACCAGTCCGCGGCGGATGCCGCCGGCCGGCCGGTGGCGACGCTACGCCTGCT